A genome region from Portunus trituberculatus isolate SZX2019 chromosome 40, ASM1759143v1, whole genome shotgun sequence includes the following:
- the LOC123515881 gene encoding uncharacterized protein LOC123515881 — MVSVVDVRICRGRECDARLARCRTSFLTPELVRATVQVASTTSLKGFYVVFQGAPDECLLSALEAGGLGARLLSSAGRWRSTLERVPYGAASQHLFIGNLTWIANMVSQRTSWVWVVTLSTNITQPDNSGAPEPSSSLTFRNATQVVNSRAKGMLKGVLLMQEQHETSLLASSSSPGRTFLTNSPKPAKEVSSGHRVHVGGMMPRRDWFWELTLVGSYVTHNLSLFKPLWPQTSYDFHGGNIYIAFSQKAGTIENRVNTDVMDARGYLADMLKIVMEALNATGVLRLTRGAGGKDRTGTWNGVIGVVVRGEADIGAVDFMPNHQRKEVVDFSVAIGQDPVIIFSSAPYIIIKPMLLLQIFSPEVWACLAGAVLGGGAVLSWLRWVESSLTPTTSDMSRLPSNVILVFKMQVFQSSQGLPPGSSARLLAGFLMLVALCIGSVYSGSITAFLVIPFRSSPINSVEEMLDSDVIPCGRSKTNTVANIINNPTGALFSVRHLVRIMGGEELNTQQYMDQVAKGTYAIIDTLSSAMGRANKFTRQGDRCKYHTSRENIQVNLDTIALARNSRYTSRINAV, encoded by the exons ATGG TGAGTGTGGTAGACGTGAGAATATGCA GAGGGCGTGAGTGTGATGCAAGACTCGCTAGATGCCGCACTTCATTCCTGACCCCAGAGCTGGTGAGGGCCACAGTTCAGGTTGCCTCCACTACGTCTCTCAAGGGATTCTATGTCGTATTCCAGGGTGCGCCAG ATGAGTGCCTGCTGAGTGCCTTGGAGGCCGGCGGGTTGGGCGCCAGACTGCTGTCGAGTGCAGGGCGGTGGAGGAGTACCCTTGAGCGTGTTCCCTACGGCGCGGCTTCTCAACACCTGTTCATTGGGAACCTCACCTGGATTGCCAACATGGTATCACAG AGAACCTcatgggtgtgggtggtgacGCTGTCCACCAACATCACACAACCAGACAACAGTGGTGCGCCCGAGCCTTCCTCCAGCCTCACCTTTAGGAACGCGACGCAAGTGGTGAACAGCCGCGCTAAAGGCATGCTAAAGGGCGTCCTACTGATGCAGGAGCAACACGAGACATCCTTACTGGCTTCGTCGTCTTCCCCAGGGAGAACCTTCCTCACTAACTCTCCGAAACCTGCTAAGGAAGTCTcgag CGGCCATCGTGTACATGTGGGCGGGATGATGCCGCGGCGGGACTGGTTCTGGGAGTTGACTCTCGTGGGATCCTACGTCACTCATAACCTCAGCCTCTTCAAGCCTCTCTGGCCACAGACATCCTACGATTTCCACGGAGGAAACATTTACATCGCCTTCTCACAG AAAGCCGGGACCATTGAGAACCGAGTCAACACTGACGTGATGGACGCGCGAGGATACCTGGCTGACATGCTGAAGATCGTGATGGAAGCGCTCAACGCGACGGGCGTCCTGCGGCTGACCCGAGGCGCCGGCGGCAAGGACCGTACGGGGACCTGGAACGGAGTCATAGGAGTCGTTGTGAGAGGC GAGGCGGACATCGGCGCGGTGGACTTCATGCCAAACCACCAGAGGAAGGAGGTAGTGGACTTCAGCGTAGCCATCGGTCAGGACCCGGTCATCATCTTCTCCAGTGCCCCCTACATAATCATCAAGCCAATGCTCCTCCTGCAGATATTCTCCCCCGAG GTGTGGGCGTGCCTCGCGGGGGCGGTGCTCGGGGGCGGGGCGGTGCTGAGTTGGCTGAGGTGGGTGGAGTCCAGCCTCACACCCACCACCTCTGACATGAGCCGCCTTCCCTCCAACGTGATCTTGGTCTTCAAAATGCAAGTCTTTCAAA GCTCTCAAGGACTGCCGCCCGGATCATCAGCCAGGCTCCTTGCGGGCTTCCTCATGCTCGTAGCTCTGTGCATCGGCTCTGTCTACAGCGGCTCTATCACGGCCTTCCTTGTCATTCCGTTCCG ATCGAGCCCCATCAACTCTGTCGAGGAGATGCTGGACTCTGATGTGATTCCCTGCGGCAGGAGTAAGACCAACACCGTCGCCAACATCATC AACAATCCGACTGGGGCACTGTTCAGCGTGCGCCACCTGGTGAGGATCATGGGCGGGGAGGAGCTCAACACACAACAGTACATGGACCAGGTGGCAAAAGGGACGTATGCCATCATCG